In the genome of Raphanus sativus cultivar WK10039 unplaced genomic scaffold, ASM80110v3 Scaffold0217, whole genome shotgun sequence, the window CATGGTATCTCATAATGTCTTCAAAGCAATTATTGTCGTGAGGAAGGATATGAACCGCTTCGCTGCATCTGCTGTAACCGACGCAAActcaaaacaaaaactttactTGGAAAGTTTTAAGGTTAGTGAAAAAAGTTTATATGCTGCTTCCTTGTTTGTGTCTCGAAACATACTCTTTAAAGGCTCATGTTCCATTGCAGGAGACGGAGCTTCTAATGAACGTAAAAGAACACGCTTTTGTTCCGGAGCATATAGCTCTGACAACTGAGGAGAAGGAAGCTTTGTTGGAGAAATACACTGTGAAAGAGAATCAGGTTCGTATCTTGACACTTTTAAGCAATGAAACTAATTTATTGTggagacaaaaaaaagaaaactttgatGTTTGATCTCTTTTTGTTGGgtcctttttttttcattatagctaacatgtttgtttgttttaactCACTTGTGTGGTGTATTGTCGATAGCTTCCACGTATTCATTATACGGACCCTATTGCTAAATACTATGGGCTAAAACGTGGAGAAGTTGTGAAGATCATACGCAAGAGCGAAACATCCGGTCGTTATGTCACGTACCGCTATGTTATATGATACTTAGAGCTTCTGataggatttagtgtttttcttttacagTTTTGGTTAGGAAGAGTAAGAATTTTTGTCAGTTTTATCTCATCAATAGATAGATAGGAGTTGAAGACTTTGGATCTTAATCAagttatatagttatttttctTGCTGTTTCGAGTTTGAAAATGCTAACGATGGTCACAACACTCTCCTCCAGATGATGACTCTTACGGATCGGATTTTTATACCATGCTAAGTTTTATTGGCTTCCATATTAAAATGAATagatgataat includes:
- the LOC130501500 gene encoding DNA-directed RNA polymerases II and IV subunit 5A-like, with amino-acid sequence MSLSEEEIRMLFRVNKTLSQMLKDRGYIVTDSELEMTQEQFIEKYGVNMERKDLDTIKTKKNNETDKIFVFFLQETKMCHIKPCFERMVSHNVFKAIIVVRKDMNRFAASAVTDANSKQKLYLESFKETELLMNVKEHAFVPEHIALTTEEKEALLEKYTVKENQLPRIHYTDPIAKYYGLKRGEVVKIIRKSETSGRYVTYRYVI